In the Salvia miltiorrhiza cultivar Shanhuang (shh) chromosome 8, IMPLAD_Smil_shh, whole genome shotgun sequence genome, AAGCTGTTCGCGCTTAAAAGGCAAACAAGAAATAGCCTTATCTTCATCACAAGCGAAAGCAGCAGCTGTAGAAAAGATGACGAGCCTCTCAATTTCGAGCGTGATTTTCCCGGCCAAATCAAACCTCGCAAAACCACTCTCACCATCTACATTCCATGGCGTTCGCGTCGCGCACCTTTGCCCCACGCACCGTGCCGCCGTCTCGTGGAGCCGGGCCGCTTCCCCATCCTCTTCGTCGGTGGTGATGATGGCAAAGAAAGAGGAGGAGCTCAAGGAGATCAGGGAGAAGTCGACCGAGCAGCTGAATGAAGAGATTGTCGACCTTAAAGGCGAGCTTTTCATGCTCCGCCTCCAGCGCTCGGCGCGAAATGAGTTCAAGTCTAGCGAGTTTCGCCGAATGCGGAAAAGGGTAAAAACCCTTTGATTTTTGTGTTTCAGCTGGTTTTTGCCTTTTGGATTGTGTCGATTTTGATTGGGCGGGGGGTTGTTTGTGTGGAATGTGTTCTGATTTCTGGCTTCTTTTTTCAATTCCAATTGGGGTTTGTGAGAGAGTAGTGAAATCGACCAAACATCGGGTCTTTGAGTGAAGTATTAGGATCGTGAATTTAGATTTAGTATGTGATTCTTGTGCTAATGCTTGATCTTTGTCAATGATAATGGTGCTCCGTGATTGCCTAAAATTAAAATGCTGCAGAAGATTTG is a window encoding:
- the LOC131001439 gene encoding 50S ribosomal protein L29, chloroplastic, with translation MTSLSISSVIFPAKSNLAKPLSPSTFHGVRVAHLCPTHRAAVSWSRAASPSSSSVVMMAKKEEELKEIREKSTEQLNEEIVDLKGELFMLRLQRSARNEFKSSEFRRMRKRIARMLTVKRERELEEGINKRLSRKLDRKWKNSIVPRPPPSLKKLQEEEAAEEAKESA